Proteins co-encoded in one Vibrio aquimaris genomic window:
- a CDS encoding pyridoxal phosphate-dependent decarboxylase family protein: MAYVSTFPKNPVGENTLSRGFIDKYQQVMRCFFSRDKRLWPLFSSPDIEMLVNGQSPFSNEKGQHLNKALKQREEIPDEMQLQINAFDPLALFVAHHCKDWQDPKSVENVISTPCDPAIHGAMLATVKNPNLVYSEYAGMAVELENMVIRQIASLAGYDPIYAGGLFTQGGTFCNLYGYLFGLRKTFPTSKFEGIAGRSFCMFNTESGHYSNMTNLALMGIDIGNQVTRVRINRNNQICLDDFERQLDACFKKGVMVPAVMLTCGTTDTFAIDDISSVRLTTERLCRKYHIPRAPHIHVDAAVGWSLLFFLDYDIGTNPLAINPATLKSLSYLKSMMKGLKEADSFTVDFQKWGYAPYTSSLLMVRDHQDFEALRQQSSYFSYFEDKLKSKTYLQSTIECSRGAAGVFSAYSALQFLGKEGYQTILAHGLQNANYMRAQLEKIDGCKVVCPSNHGPSVAFRLYPELNGPVSEVYLNEIGLKANKADEDKINQVSCYHRQHFNHRRGKGLKTNWVNSITHTDYNHTGNCLAIPGEKAVFLNPYTSRTDIDEFCRLFY; encoded by the coding sequence ATGGCTTATGTTTCTACATTCCCCAAAAATCCTGTAGGTGAAAATACTTTGTCCAGAGGTTTCATCGATAAATATCAGCAGGTGATGCGATGCTTCTTTAGTCGTGATAAACGATTATGGCCCCTGTTTTCTTCTCCTGATATTGAAATGTTGGTTAATGGTCAGAGTCCTTTTTCTAATGAAAAAGGCCAACACCTTAATAAGGCATTAAAGCAACGCGAAGAGATACCAGATGAAATGCAGCTCCAGATCAATGCTTTTGATCCCCTTGCGTTATTCGTCGCTCATCATTGCAAGGATTGGCAGGATCCAAAATCGGTTGAAAATGTCATTTCAACACCCTGTGATCCCGCGATACACGGTGCTATGTTAGCCACAGTCAAAAATCCCAATTTAGTTTACAGTGAATACGCGGGTATGGCCGTTGAGCTGGAAAACATGGTCATTCGTCAGATAGCTTCTCTTGCTGGTTATGATCCAATATATGCTGGAGGATTGTTCACTCAGGGAGGAACATTTTGTAACCTTTACGGTTATTTGTTTGGATTACGTAAGACGTTTCCAACGTCGAAATTCGAGGGTATTGCGGGTCGAAGTTTTTGTATGTTCAATACTGAATCGGGTCATTATTCAAACATGACTAATTTAGCTTTGATGGGAATCGATATTGGTAATCAAGTTACTCGGGTTCGTATCAACAGAAACAACCAAATTTGTCTCGATGATTTCGAGCGCCAATTGGATGCATGCTTTAAGAAAGGGGTTATGGTCCCGGCGGTAATGTTAACCTGTGGCACTACAGATACTTTTGCTATTGATGATATTAGCTCGGTGCGCCTAACTACTGAGCGTTTATGTCGTAAATATCATATTCCCCGTGCTCCTCACATTCATGTCGATGCAGCGGTGGGATGGAGTTTACTCTTCTTTCTTGATTATGATATTGGCACTAACCCGTTGGCGATTAACCCTGCCACGCTAAAGAGCTTATCGTATTTGAAGAGCATGATGAAAGGGTTAAAAGAAGCCGATTCATTTACGGTTGATTTTCAAAAGTGGGGATATGCGCCCTATACATCGAGTCTGCTTATGGTAAGGGATCACCAAGATTTTGAGGCATTACGTCAGCAATCAAGCTATTTCTCTTACTTTGAAGATAAGCTCAAGAGTAAAACATATCTTCAGTCAACGATCGAATGTTCTCGAGGAGCAGCTGGAGTCTTTTCTGCCTATTCAGCTTTACAATTTCTCGGTAAAGAAGGTTATCAGACTATCTTGGCTCATGGGTTACAAAATGCCAATTACATGCGCGCCCAACTCGAAAAGATAGATGGCTGTAAAGTGGTGTGTCCCTCTAATCATGGTCCGTCGGTAGCTTTTCGGTTATACCCAGAACTGAACGGACCGGTATCAGAGGTGTATTTAAACGAAATCGGGCTGAAAGCTAATAAGGCTGATGAGGATAAAATTAACCAAGTATCTTGCTATCATCGTCAACATTTCAATCATAGAAGAGGAAAAGGTCTTAAAACAAATTGGGTAAATTCTATTACTCACACAGACTATAATCACACTGGTAATTGTTTGGCTATACCGGGTGAAAAGGCGGTTTTTCTTAACCCTTACACCTCAAGAACTGATATTGATGAATTCTGTCGTTTGTTTTACTGA
- a CDS encoding methyl-accepting chemotaxis protein, with protein sequence MNIGFKTRIYLGVGLLVTLSLTILGTLNILSMKEKMITGLVSETQNKLNFHVTELEQMMKFRIDAIASGAEQFGTKLTIEENQKLVTLLAQSAGFANVIVTYEDGRNYMSIENASRFDFRTRSWYKAAKNASSAALTNIYQDKVTGDQVVSVTMPIKQDDIVVGVLLGDIQLGEIIDRVSNMRFAGGAATLTDRNAVFFASDDPNDIGKTPSQVSANFSQMEQMFANQQSGHLSFPYLGIQFDGYFQRVNLADDMYWTLMVFVDKATALAEVDKAEREAIFMGTVLFVISFGAIFIIIHYAYKPLLILKAAVLDLSEGNGDLTQRLEVTSRDDLGQISQGFNEFVQSLQNMMLNISQASENISTNISELRDTARDNEAKLLNHSSETEQVVTAITQMSESARTVAESVQQSNKITDAASSEAQSSLSIVNNAVSTVSTLVTEVEDMAGRIGSMKKDANRISDVLTVIGEISEQTNLLALNAAIEAARAGEQGRGFAVVADEVRALAARTQNSTSEISDMLSQLLDGTDRVVSAMEATKGQCQSTAEKTSEVSESLGVMTVSVKEIDDVSTQIAAATEQQSTVAEELSRNMLSIREIVDSLVSSGQQTVSATESLGDSNHELERLVANFKLK encoded by the coding sequence ATGAATATTGGTTTTAAAACTCGTATCTATCTTGGGGTAGGGTTACTTGTCACTCTATCTCTGACCATTCTGGGCACTTTGAACATACTCTCCATGAAAGAAAAAATGATCACTGGATTGGTGAGTGAAACTCAAAACAAGCTTAATTTTCATGTTACCGAACTTGAGCAGATGATGAAGTTTCGCATCGATGCAATTGCTTCAGGTGCAGAGCAGTTCGGTACGAAGTTAACAATAGAAGAGAATCAGAAATTGGTCACTTTACTGGCTCAAAGTGCAGGTTTCGCAAATGTGATTGTCACTTACGAAGATGGTCGCAATTATATGTCGATTGAAAACGCCAGTCGCTTTGATTTTCGAACTAGGAGTTGGTACAAAGCAGCGAAGAATGCATCATCTGCCGCCCTAACGAATATATATCAGGATAAAGTGACAGGAGACCAGGTTGTTAGTGTGACCATGCCGATAAAACAAGATGATATTGTCGTCGGGGTGCTTCTCGGTGATATTCAACTTGGAGAAATTATTGATAGGGTGAGCAATATGCGTTTTGCAGGTGGCGCTGCAACGCTGACCGATAGGAATGCGGTCTTTTTTGCTAGTGATGATCCAAATGATATAGGAAAAACACCGTCACAGGTCAGTGCTAATTTCTCTCAGATGGAACAGATGTTCGCCAATCAGCAAAGTGGACACCTGAGCTTTCCATACCTCGGCATACAATTTGACGGCTATTTTCAAAGGGTCAATTTAGCTGATGATATGTACTGGACCTTGATGGTGTTTGTGGATAAGGCAACAGCGCTCGCTGAAGTCGATAAAGCGGAGCGTGAAGCGATTTTTATGGGGACTGTGTTATTTGTTATAAGCTTTGGAGCTATTTTTATTATTATCCACTATGCATACAAACCTTTACTAATACTCAAAGCTGCGGTTCTTGACCTCTCTGAAGGAAATGGAGATCTTACTCAGCGTCTTGAAGTCACTAGCAGGGATGATTTAGGGCAGATTAGTCAGGGGTTTAATGAGTTTGTACAAAGCCTACAAAACATGATGCTCAATATCTCTCAAGCGAGCGAAAATATCTCCACCAATATCAGTGAACTCAGAGATACTGCGCGAGATAATGAGGCTAAGCTTCTTAACCATTCGAGCGAAACGGAACAAGTCGTGACTGCTATCACTCAAATGAGTGAAAGTGCGCGAACAGTAGCGGAGAGTGTTCAACAGTCAAATAAAATCACTGACGCAGCCAGTTCAGAAGCACAATCTTCATTGAGTATTGTCAACAACGCTGTTTCAACGGTGAGTACCTTGGTTACTGAAGTTGAGGATATGGCTGGTCGTATAGGAAGTATGAAGAAAGATGCCAATCGTATTAGCGACGTACTCACCGTGATTGGTGAGATTTCCGAACAAACCAATTTACTCGCTCTCAATGCAGCCATTGAAGCTGCTAGGGCGGGAGAGCAAGGTCGGGGGTTTGCCGTTGTCGCCGATGAAGTCAGGGCTCTAGCTGCAAGAACACAAAATAGCACCTCTGAGATCTCGGATATGTTGAGCCAATTGCTTGATGGAACTGATCGAGTGGTGAGTGCAATGGAAGCCACTAAAGGGCAATGTCAGTCAACCGCTGAAAAAACTTCTGAGGTTTCAGAAAGCTTGGGTGTTATGACAGTTTCAGTTAAAGAGATTGATGATGTCAGTACGCAAATCGCTGCAGCAACAGAGCAGCAGAGCACGGTTGCAGAAGAATTGAGTCGTAACATGTTATCCATTCGCGAAATCGTCGATTCTCTGGTAAGTAGTGGGCAACAAACGGTATCAGCCACAGAATCTTTGGGCGACTCAAACCATGAACTTGAAAGATTAGTAGCCAACTTCAAACTGAAGTAA
- a CDS encoding M20/M25/M40 family metallo-hydrolase, protein MKYSKTCLGIALSFTSMCAISADKVWVSIGSDAAETITAVGATSVLPASLANNGHAWVGQLDETQLAGLSHDMHEKHHRCGGYMVHPSLQSAMLASAMPVTLDSFTIPTLSQQALVLPWLSQVSSAEITQTIRSLMSFNNRFYTTTSGAQASDWIANEWRTLTSGLANSNVTQFSHSRYNQKSVILTIEGKEHPDEWVVMGGHLDSTIGPRTNENSIAPGADDDASGIASVTEIIRVLSENNFAPKRSMAFMAYAAEEVGLRGSQDIANTYRSQGKNVVSVLQLDMTNHKGSAQDIVFITDYTDSSLTQLLTNLLDEYLPSLSYGYDRCGYACSDHASWHNAGYSAAMPFESKFSDSNRHIHTYRDTLDNSDSTGAHATKFTKLGLAYAVEMGNANGDNPPTDKVLKDGVPVTGLTGATGSETLYTFELDSVRTLDIKTSGGSGDMDLYVKFGSKASKQNWDCRPYRYGNNETCTFTNASPGTYYVLLNGYSSFSGMTLEASTR, encoded by the coding sequence ATGAAATACTCAAAAACATGCTTGGGGATAGCACTTTCTTTTACCTCGATGTGTGCAATCTCGGCAGATAAAGTATGGGTTTCTATAGGTTCAGATGCGGCGGAGACCATTACGGCAGTTGGAGCAACATCTGTATTGCCCGCCTCTTTGGCTAATAATGGTCATGCCTGGGTGGGACAATTGGATGAAACTCAGTTAGCGGGTCTATCGCATGACATGCATGAAAAGCACCATCGCTGTGGTGGTTACATGGTCCACCCATCACTACAAAGTGCGATGTTGGCAAGCGCTATGCCTGTAACTTTGGATAGTTTTACCATTCCAACCTTATCTCAACAGGCGCTTGTCTTACCATGGCTTTCGCAGGTAAGCTCAGCTGAAATTACCCAAACCATTCGCTCTTTGATGAGCTTTAACAATAGGTTTTACACCACCACATCTGGTGCGCAAGCATCTGATTGGATTGCGAATGAATGGAGAACCTTAACGTCAGGGCTTGCAAATTCGAATGTCACTCAGTTTTCTCACAGTAGATATAACCAGAAATCGGTAATTTTGACTATTGAGGGAAAAGAACATCCGGATGAGTGGGTGGTCATGGGAGGCCATCTAGATTCCACCATTGGGCCTAGAACCAATGAAAACTCAATTGCACCAGGTGCAGATGACGATGCATCGGGTATTGCTAGTGTCACTGAGATTATACGAGTATTGTCAGAAAATAATTTTGCTCCAAAGCGCTCTATGGCATTTATGGCTTACGCGGCGGAAGAAGTCGGTTTAAGGGGTTCGCAAGATATTGCCAATACCTATCGTTCGCAAGGCAAAAATGTGGTATCTGTATTGCAGCTAGACATGACTAATCACAAAGGCTCTGCACAGGACATTGTTTTCATCACGGATTATACCGATAGCAGCTTAACTCAGTTACTTACCAATTTGCTTGATGAGTATTTGCCATCTCTAAGCTATGGCTATGATCGTTGTGGATATGCATGTTCGGACCATGCTTCATGGCATAATGCGGGCTACTCAGCTGCTATGCCGTTTGAATCAAAGTTTAGTGATTCTAATCGACACATTCATACCTACAGAGATACTCTTGATAACTCAGACTCTACAGGTGCCCATGCGACAAAATTTACCAAATTGGGTTTAGCATATGCAGTTGAGATGGGTAATGCTAACGGTGACAATCCTCCAACAGATAAGGTGTTAAAAGACGGTGTACCGGTCACTGGATTAACAGGCGCTACAGGAAGTGAAACTTTGTACACCTTCGAGTTGGACTCTGTTAGAACCCTAGATATCAAAACATCGGGTGGATCTGGCGACATGGATCTGTATGTAAAGTTTGGTTCTAAAGCCAGCAAGCAAAACTGGGATTGTCGTCCATATCGATACGGTAATAATGAAACTTGCACCTTTACGAATGCGTCTCCAGGGACATATTACGTGTTGTTGAATGGTTATTCGTCATTTTCCGGTATGACATTAGAGGCATCGACTCGGTAG
- a CDS encoding serine protease, with protein sequence MKMNLCSVGLALAFLSTPTFGVADTSLPVIADEIKYSLTQAELKAVDGFKSTQLIEHKGATFVKLHFKELILPKGASIRIQSPTSGETVEYDKSQSNWYAQSISGESLTIELVANSNGEYGRFELDHYMAGREVIGEESTCGVNERRDVACWEDSHPDKVAWSAPVARLLINGRSLCTAWRVGPNNHMFTNNHCVESASELKNTEVWFNYQRTSCNGSMATTVKVMGNEILSTDYTLDYTLFTVDDFAKISSFGYLGLDASEPVYGDGIYIPQHGSGNPKELSIESDKNGSGMCQIDLASANGRGSNTDTGYFCDTIGGSSGSPVLTTANNKAIALHHFGGCENQGVKISKIWPKVSSYFNGVLPDGSVGQPPGDGATELSLDTPLSNLSMTKGEEKMFVLRAANRTSDVTVSIASGTGDADLYVRTGQPPTTSTYDCRPYRSGSTESCDAVNASEDLYVMLRAYSSFSGVTLSVYKK encoded by the coding sequence ATGAAGATGAACTTATGCAGCGTCGGATTGGCTTTGGCGTTTTTATCTACACCTACATTTGGAGTGGCAGACACAAGCTTACCTGTTATCGCAGATGAGATTAAATACTCTTTAACACAGGCTGAGCTTAAAGCGGTAGATGGGTTTAAATCGACTCAACTTATCGAACACAAGGGGGCTACATTTGTAAAGCTCCACTTTAAAGAGCTGATTTTACCCAAAGGTGCCTCTATAAGAATCCAATCTCCCACATCAGGAGAAACGGTTGAGTACGATAAAAGTCAAAGTAATTGGTATGCTCAATCGATTTCAGGTGAATCTTTGACTATCGAGTTAGTTGCAAATTCGAATGGCGAGTATGGGCGATTTGAATTGGACCATTATATGGCCGGCCGGGAAGTCATAGGGGAAGAGTCAACTTGTGGTGTCAATGAACGTCGTGATGTTGCTTGCTGGGAAGACTCCCACCCAGATAAAGTCGCTTGGAGTGCGCCAGTAGCACGTTTGTTGATCAATGGTAGAAGTCTATGTACTGCTTGGCGTGTTGGACCCAATAACCATATGTTCACCAATAACCATTGTGTGGAAAGTGCGTCTGAATTAAAAAATACTGAAGTTTGGTTTAACTACCAGAGAACCAGCTGCAATGGTTCCATGGCAACAACCGTCAAAGTCATGGGTAATGAAATACTCAGCACAGATTATACCTTAGATTACACCTTATTTACTGTCGATGATTTCGCTAAAATATCATCGTTTGGTTATCTTGGGTTAGATGCATCTGAGCCCGTTTATGGTGATGGTATTTATATTCCTCAGCATGGTTCAGGTAACCCTAAAGAGCTTTCAATTGAGAGTGATAAAAATGGCTCAGGAATGTGCCAAATTGATCTGGCCTCCGCGAATGGGCGTGGTTCCAATACAGATACGGGTTACTTTTGTGACACCATTGGTGGCTCTTCGGGATCACCAGTATTAACAACGGCGAACAACAAGGCGATCGCGCTGCATCACTTCGGTGGTTGTGAGAACCAAGGAGTGAAAATCAGTAAGATTTGGCCGAAAGTTTCCAGTTATTTTAACGGTGTTTTACCTGACGGTTCTGTGGGACAGCCTCCAGGTGACGGCGCCACTGAACTAAGTTTGGATACGCCACTTTCAAACCTGTCCATGACTAAGGGTGAAGAAAAAATGTTTGTTCTTCGTGCGGCAAATCGGACGTCTGATGTCACGGTTTCCATCGCTTCTGGCACAGGGGATGCGGACTTGTATGTACGAACAGGACAACCACCAACGACCAGTACCTATGACTGCAGACCTTATCGCTCGGGAAGTACGGAGTCTTGTGACGCTGTGAATGCGAGCGAAGACCTTTACGTGATGCTTAGAGCATACAGCAGTTTCTCTGGAGTGACACTTTCGGTCTATAAAAAATAG
- a CDS encoding lytic polysaccharide monooxygenase: MKPCITTYLIISSLLAFCSLTVHAHGWVEYPNARQNICYLDGGFWEDRIPNAACQAAFDQSGAFQFVQRNEIAINVSQYWDMEQVKTSIPDGSLCSAGDPAKSGLNITSPDWQKTQITLDSNHQFKLIFHATAPHNPSYWEFYLSKPEYDATYPLTWSDLELVDTAGNIAVDSNSNYEITIALPPNRSGDAILFTRWQREDPAGEGFYNCSDISFTSNKSSPEQNSLANELDNTLSVLNYFIPFNFGPAEVGDTIRLRIFNLEGQEQHDISLVITDQHIQHGTWPAELAAKFNSHNNQEWYIGIWHKGMNHYMFDSHNLYANQVHGPSAKFNYQLSLIKGR, translated from the coding sequence ATGAAACCCTGCATAACGACCTATCTAATTATTTCAAGCCTATTGGCCTTCTGTTCGTTAACCGTACACGCCCATGGCTGGGTAGAATATCCGAACGCTCGACAAAATATTTGTTACCTTGATGGGGGATTTTGGGAGGACCGCATCCCAAACGCTGCATGTCAAGCTGCATTCGATCAATCCGGAGCTTTTCAGTTCGTACAACGTAACGAAATTGCGATAAACGTCAGTCAATATTGGGATATGGAGCAAGTCAAAACATCAATACCAGATGGAAGTTTGTGCAGTGCAGGTGACCCTGCCAAATCAGGACTCAATATCACATCACCCGACTGGCAAAAGACGCAAATAACACTGGATTCAAACCATCAATTCAAACTCATATTTCATGCAACAGCCCCTCATAATCCTTCATATTGGGAATTCTACCTTAGTAAACCCGAGTATGACGCTACCTATCCACTAACATGGTCAGATTTGGAATTGGTCGATACAGCAGGAAATATTGCTGTCGATTCAAACAGCAATTATGAAATCACCATTGCCCTGCCACCGAATAGAAGTGGAGACGCGATTCTGTTTACCCGATGGCAACGTGAAGATCCGGCAGGAGAAGGCTTTTATAACTGCAGCGATATTTCGTTTACCTCTAATAAGAGCAGCCCTGAACAAAATTCACTGGCTAATGAACTAGATAATACGCTCTCCGTGCTCAATTACTTCATTCCCTTTAACTTCGGCCCTGCAGAAGTTGGAGATACAATACGTTTACGTATATTCAATTTAGAAGGCCAAGAACAACACGATATCTCTCTAGTGATTACCGACCAACATATTCAGCACGGCACTTGGCCAGCAGAGCTTGCAGCCAAGTTTAATAGTCATAACAATCAAGAGTGGTATATCGGCATTTGGCACAAAGGAATGAATCATTATATGTTTGATTCTCATAACTTATATGCTAATCAGGTTCATGGTCCATCCGCCAAGTTTAACTATCAACTATCTCTGATTAAAGGCCGATAG
- a CDS encoding ABC transporter ATP-binding protein, translating to MAQNLLVKLNDICKYYSSGDTEVRALDKVSLTIAQGEFLSILGPSGSGKSTLMNILGCLDKPTQGSYELDGQNVASLTSNQLAEIRNQKVGFVFQSFNLLEYATALDNVALPLVYSGISAKERKRRAGELLKQVGLGERMEHKPNQLSGGQKQRVAIARALVNDPQIILADEPTGALDSKSGAEIEALFNQLHSQGRTLIIVTHDNSLAERTKRVITIKDGKLVSDRKPVAVEI from the coding sequence ATGGCTCAAAATTTACTGGTTAAACTCAATGACATATGTAAATACTATTCCAGTGGAGATACAGAAGTTAGAGCGTTGGACAAAGTGAGTCTAACTATTGCTCAAGGAGAGTTTTTATCCATACTAGGACCATCAGGTTCGGGTAAGTCGACATTAATGAACATTTTGGGTTGCTTGGATAAACCTACCCAAGGGAGTTACGAGCTTGATGGTCAAAATGTTGCTTCCTTGACGAGTAACCAGTTGGCGGAAATTCGTAATCAGAAAGTGGGTTTTGTGTTTCAAAGCTTTAATCTTCTCGAATACGCGACGGCGTTAGATAATGTTGCTCTTCCCTTGGTCTATTCAGGTATCTCAGCTAAAGAGCGTAAGCGTCGTGCTGGTGAGCTACTTAAGCAGGTAGGTTTGGGCGAGCGTATGGAGCATAAGCCAAACCAATTGTCTGGTGGCCAGAAGCAAAGGGTGGCAATTGCTCGAGCCCTAGTTAACGACCCGCAAATTATATTGGCTGATGAACCTACGGGTGCTCTGGATTCAAAGTCTGGCGCAGAAATCGAAGCTTTATTCAATCAATTACATTCACAGGGCCGGACTTTGATCATAGTGACTCATGATAACTCCCTAGCCGAGCGTACCAAACGTGTTATCACTATTAAAGACGGTAAACTTGTGTCTGATAGAAAACCTGTTGCCGTGGAAATATAA
- a CDS encoding ABC transporter permease, whose product MLLPIRQIFQEMVSEKIRFALTVLAVAWATLCIAGMLAVGEGIRLGVMKTAQNGNGNLIYLTGGIATIDFGRFYTGKPLELKLDDSEIVKSLPEVKSVASTAMWEEDITVGDKYTWRQPLAVGHEFQSMTNLKLLNGGRWFNVIDQREQRKVVVLGYSIAAHFFNPEGRESWFDTVTLEVNPVGKKVKIGDEEFTVIGVLKKNSADIEQGYPIDYSSFVPLETWKRYHLDVDISAINVEPHQWVDRIRLADTIRQVLARKHGASVEDRQIVQVEDRFLDQKSMRQFLVGLQSFLGIIGFVTLAVAGVGIANVMYATVKRSTRDIGVRMAVGATPTAIRLHYLVQSLATMLIGGGLGLITTYLLVWTIAAIDLEGNMLYEHLGNPIPQLSWLVVAIVVCTLVVTGVLSAWLPASRAAKVTPMEALQSE is encoded by the coding sequence ATGTTGTTGCCAATAAGACAAATTTTTCAAGAAATGGTGTCAGAGAAAATTCGATTTGCTTTGACGGTTCTAGCGGTTGCGTGGGCAACCTTATGTATTGCAGGCATGCTGGCTGTGGGTGAAGGGATCCGCCTTGGTGTAATGAAAACCGCGCAAAATGGTAATGGCAATCTCATTTATCTAACGGGAGGCATTGCTACTATCGACTTTGGCCGTTTTTATACGGGCAAGCCTTTGGAGCTAAAACTTGATGATTCCGAGATTGTAAAGTCTCTTCCAGAGGTAAAGTCAGTAGCATCAACTGCAATGTGGGAAGAGGATATAACTGTTGGGGATAAATATACATGGCGTCAGCCTTTGGCTGTTGGCCATGAATTTCAGTCTATGACTAATCTTAAACTTCTCAACGGCGGCCGCTGGTTCAATGTGATTGATCAGCGAGAGCAACGTAAAGTGGTTGTACTAGGGTATTCAATAGCGGCCCATTTTTTTAACCCAGAGGGGCGTGAGAGCTGGTTTGATACTGTGACGCTCGAAGTAAACCCTGTGGGTAAAAAAGTTAAAATTGGCGATGAGGAATTTACAGTAATTGGGGTTTTGAAAAAAAATAGTGCCGATATAGAGCAGGGCTACCCTATCGACTATTCAAGTTTTGTCCCTCTTGAAACATGGAAACGTTATCACCTTGATGTTGATATTTCTGCAATCAATGTTGAGCCCCATCAATGGGTGGATCGCATTAGGCTTGCAGATACTATACGTCAAGTTTTGGCTCGTAAGCATGGCGCAAGCGTCGAAGACAGACAGATTGTTCAGGTGGAAGATAGGTTCCTTGACCAAAAAAGCATGCGTCAGTTTCTTGTAGGTCTGCAGAGCTTTTTAGGCATCATTGGATTTGTTACTCTGGCGGTTGCTGGAGTAGGAATCGCTAATGTTATGTATGCAACAGTAAAACGTTCTACCCGAGATATCGGTGTACGTATGGCTGTAGGTGCAACGCCGACAGCGATTCGCTTGCACTATTTAGTTCAGTCGTTGGCCACTATGTTGATTGGAGGAGGGCTCGGGCTCATCACCACTTACTTACTCGTATGGACTATTGCCGCGATTGATCTCGAAGGCAACATGCTTTACGAACATCTTGGTAATCCAATCCCACAACTGTCTTGGCTAGTGGTAGCAATTGTGGTTTGCACTTTGGTCGTAACCGGTGTTTTGTCGGCTTGGTTACCGGCTAGCAGAGCAGCTAAAGTTACGCCAATGGAGGCCTTGCAGAGTGAATAA
- a CDS encoding ABC transporter permease, producing MKTLLLQTWVTIMAHRTKSILAVVAISWGMISVVTLMALGEGFYRKQSQSFAFMINDTQIIFPSRTSRPWQGMPTRREISLSQDNVDQLKHADFVAGASAVYAKWDANVSSMLGQQLATGVGGVDSAYFPLMKRKLRLGSRNISPSDIKNHTRVAIIGDQLAQMGGLSLGDDVKVNGIPFRVIGILDDESSGISFGDSRRVFIPQTSYRDLWNDKIWMILAKPAYDVETMFFRQNIIAFYAQRLHFDPMDRDALSFLDMSDRSDVIINILRGIQIFLAASGVMTMAVGALGVANILFLSVTERTREIGVRLAVGATPNTILSQFIFEGLILVAIGTAVGLGLSLSLVGILSMVPLPEWIGEPAVTLQAILVALLVTFCLAFLASYFPARRASRLTPVVALSAKA from the coding sequence ATGAAAACCTTATTGTTACAAACATGGGTGACCATAATGGCTCATCGTACTAAAAGTATCTTAGCAGTGGTGGCTATTTCTTGGGGTATGATATCAGTGGTTACTTTAATGGCGTTAGGTGAGGGCTTTTATCGTAAGCAGAGTCAATCATTTGCCTTTATGATCAATGATACTCAAATCATTTTCCCTTCAAGAACGAGTAGGCCGTGGCAAGGAATGCCAACGCGACGAGAAATTAGCTTATCACAAGACAATGTGGACCAGCTTAAACACGCTGATTTTGTTGCCGGTGCTTCTGCGGTTTATGCAAAATGGGATGCTAACGTATCTAGTATGTTGGGACAACAACTTGCAACAGGTGTTGGAGGTGTTGACTCGGCTTACTTCCCTTTAATGAAACGTAAACTCAGGTTGGGATCTAGGAATATTTCTCCAAGTGACATTAAAAATCACACCAGAGTAGCAATTATTGGTGATCAGCTTGCACAAATGGGTGGGTTGAGTCTCGGTGATGATGTGAAAGTCAATGGGATTCCTTTTCGGGTGATTGGTATTTTGGATGATGAAAGCAGTGGTATTTCATTTGGTGATAGTCGGAGAGTCTTCATCCCTCAAACCAGTTACCGTGACCTATGGAATGATAAAATTTGGATGATCTTAGCCAAGCCTGCTTATGATGTAGAAACGATGTTTTTTAGGCAGAATATCATCGCATTTTATGCCCAGCGACTCCATTTTGACCCAATGGACCGAGACGCCTTGTCGTTTTTAGATATGAGTGATAGGTCTGATGTAATCATCAATATTTTGAGGGGCATTCAGATATTTCTTGCTGCCAGTGGTGTGATGACCATGGCGGTAGGAGCGCTTGGTGTGGCGAATATTCTGTTTTTGTCCGTAACAGAGAGGACAAGAGAAATTGGTGTTCGACTTGCAGTGGGGGCGACCCCAAACACAATTCTCAGCCAGTTTATTTTTGAAGGGTTAATTCTTGTCGCTATAGGAACCGCGGTAGGACTGGGTCTTTCACTGAGCTTAGTAGGAATCTTGTCTATGGTGCCCCTACCAGAATGGATAGGTGAGCCAGCTGTCACTCTACAGGCAATTTTAGTCGCTTTGCTGGTGACTTTCTGTCTTGCGTTTCTTGCCTCTTATTTTCCAGCAAGAAGGGCATCGCGTTTGACTCCCGTTGTTGCTTTAAGTGCAAAGGCTTAA